A part of Nesterenkonia lutea genomic DNA contains:
- a CDS encoding TSUP family transporter codes for MEILIPAAVVGLVLLAAVIQRLVGLGFGMVMAPFLVVLIGAHEGVMLVNFLSIFAPMLVLPRIWSEIEWRKVVWVGLPALAVMPLAAWVSVNSPSGPLYVVVAALVITGLITSMLLSRITFEADGATTRVFAGVGAGAGTVIAGVGGPAMTIYAVVARWPVMAMVATLQPIWILLSMGSFGIKWAFDDGALPGLPGWAWAGSVAAIIGGIFIGEWLQRRIDEALVRRLVLILAFLGSIMALITGLRLMLG; via the coding sequence GTGGAAATACTGATCCCTGCCGCCGTCGTCGGCCTGGTCCTGCTCGCCGCCGTCATCCAGCGTCTGGTGGGGCTCGGCTTCGGCATGGTCATGGCTCCGTTCCTGGTGGTGCTCATCGGAGCCCATGAGGGAGTCATGCTGGTGAACTTCCTGAGCATCTTCGCGCCGATGCTGGTGCTGCCGCGCATCTGGAGCGAGATCGAGTGGCGCAAGGTGGTGTGGGTGGGGCTGCCGGCTCTGGCGGTCATGCCGCTGGCCGCCTGGGTGTCGGTGAACTCCCCCTCGGGTCCGCTCTACGTGGTCGTCGCCGCCCTGGTCATCACGGGACTGATCACCTCCATGCTGCTGAGCCGGATCACGTTTGAGGCCGACGGAGCCACCACGCGGGTGTTCGCCGGGGTGGGAGCCGGGGCCGGGACCGTGATCGCCGGTGTCGGGGGGCCCGCCATGACGATCTATGCCGTGGTCGCCCGCTGGCCGGTGATGGCCATGGTCGCGACGCTGCAGCCGATCTGGATCCTGCTGTCGATGGGCTCCTTCGGGATCAAATGGGCCTTCGACGACGGTGCGCTCCCGGGACTGCCCGGATGGGCCTGGGCCGGCTCCGTGGCGGCGATCATCGGCGGGATCTTCATCGGAGAATGGCTCCAGCGCCGCATCGACGAGGCGCTGGTCCGTCGGCTCGTGCTGATCCTCGCGTTCCTCGGGTCCATCATGGCCCTGATCACGGGTCTGCGACTCATGCTCGGCTGA
- a CDS encoding cell division protein PerM gives MASTDTDPRSPASSAAATSESAPRRRRFALPTPPLWLVGLAEAVQILIVTTLMVGLPVLAMSLAGGFTQTGIAFVLSLAAQSWLVIHGIPVELVVTLDPGALGGALDVPGGGWFHLVPLGLTLIPLWLGWRAGGRIARGSYSDQLWQGLLPLVLGYGAGGAGIAWVAQAESLHVMPLVAGLCAGLLMGLAALAGCYAEARSAARMIGMDLEARIEELSQQLRWAGSYAWAVARAGLVGFIAALGLAALLLTAQLGARWMEIANVYEQLNPGLFGVLGLTLLHVGLAPNLVLWALAYSTGSGFALGSGTLVSPWGVELGAVPAVPVLAALPSAEHPYGLAVLAVPVLAGVVAGWWLMREGENHLDDWFALRISWRPLSAALSTLVLGVLTGLVAAALAVGPLWLSHISLGVGRMTDIGPHALLSAAMLGAWVSLGAVLGYGISLGAQRARRRPSRAH, from the coding sequence ATGGCCTCCACCGACACCGACCCCCGCAGCCCGGCGAGCTCCGCCGCGGCGACGTCCGAATCTGCACCCCGCCGGCGCCGGTTCGCCCTGCCCACACCTCCGCTGTGGCTGGTGGGCCTGGCCGAGGCAGTGCAGATCCTGATCGTCACGACCCTGATGGTGGGCCTGCCCGTTCTGGCGATGAGCCTCGCCGGGGGCTTCACGCAGACCGGCATCGCCTTCGTGCTGAGCCTCGCTGCGCAGTCCTGGCTGGTGATCCATGGGATCCCCGTGGAGCTGGTGGTGACCCTTGATCCGGGCGCGCTGGGTGGGGCGCTGGACGTGCCCGGCGGCGGCTGGTTCCATCTGGTGCCCCTGGGCCTGACCCTGATCCCGCTGTGGCTCGGGTGGCGCGCCGGCGGCAGGATCGCCCGCGGGTCCTATTCGGACCAGCTGTGGCAGGGCCTGCTGCCCCTGGTGCTCGGCTACGGGGCCGGCGGGGCGGGCATCGCCTGGGTGGCCCAGGCCGAGAGCCTTCACGTGATGCCCCTGGTGGCGGGCCTGTGCGCCGGGCTGCTGATGGGACTGGCGGCGCTCGCGGGATGCTACGCCGAGGCGCGCAGCGCCGCGCGCATGATCGGAATGGACCTGGAGGCCCGCATCGAGGAGCTCTCGCAGCAGCTGCGCTGGGCCGGCTCCTATGCCTGGGCCGTGGCGCGCGCCGGACTGGTCGGATTCATCGCGGCACTGGGGCTCGCGGCGCTGTTGCTGACCGCTCAGCTGGGTGCCCGGTGGATGGAGATCGCCAATGTCTACGAGCAGCTGAATCCGGGTCTCTTCGGCGTCCTGGGGCTGACGCTGCTGCATGTGGGGCTTGCCCCGAACCTTGTGCTCTGGGCGCTGGCCTACTCCACCGGCTCCGGGTTCGCCCTGGGCTCCGGGACCCTGGTCTCCCCCTGGGGCGTGGAGCTGGGCGCCGTGCCCGCAGTGCCGGTGCTGGCGGCACTTCCCAGCGCGGAGCACCCATACGGGCTGGCGGTGCTCGCCGTTCCGGTGCTCGCCGGCGTCGTGGCCGGCTGGTGGCTCATGCGTGAGGGGGAGAATCACCTCGACGACTGGTTCGCTCTGCGGATCTCCTGGCGGCCACTCTCGGCCGCTCTCTCCACGCTGGTCCTGGGGGTGCTCACCGGACTGGTCGCCGCGGCCCTCGCGGTGGGACCGCTCTGGCTCTCCCACATCTCGCTGGGCGTGGGCAGGATGACCGACATCGGTCCGCACGCGCTGCTCAGCGCGGCGATGCTGGGCGCGTGGGTCTCACTCGGCGCCGTGCTCGGCTATGGGATCTCCCTGGGGGCACAGCGCGCGAGGCGCCGTCCCTCCCGCGCCCACTGA
- the purN gene encoding phosphoribosylglycinamide formyltransferase gives MRIVVLVSGSGTNLQAVIDAVQAGTLDLEIAAVGSDIPGCGGVRRAQDAGIPTFEVPLVKGGDRAEWNRALCAAVQVHAPDLVVSSGFMRILGAEFLEGVAAPIINTHPALLPSFPGAHAVRDALAHGVRITGCTVHRVDAGVDTGPIIAQEAVPVLEADDQDSLHVRIKVAERRLLVQTLRSIAAGGLSLG, from the coding sequence ATGCGCATAGTGGTCCTGGTCTCCGGTTCGGGGACGAATCTCCAAGCCGTCATCGACGCCGTGCAGGCGGGCACCCTTGATCTCGAGATCGCCGCCGTGGGCTCAGACATTCCTGGCTGCGGAGGAGTCCGGCGCGCACAGGACGCGGGCATCCCCACGTTCGAGGTGCCGCTGGTCAAGGGCGGCGACCGAGCCGAGTGGAACCGTGCGCTCTGCGCGGCAGTGCAGGTGCACGCCCCGGACCTCGTGGTCTCCAGCGGATTCATGCGGATTCTGGGGGCCGAGTTCCTCGAAGGTGTTGCGGCGCCGATCATCAACACCCACCCCGCACTGCTGCCCAGCTTTCCCGGTGCCCATGCCGTCCGCGATGCCCTGGCCCACGGGGTCAGGATCACCGGGTGCACGGTGCACCGGGTCGATGCCGGGGTGGACACCGGCCCCATCATCGCGCAGGAGGCCGTTCCGGTTCTCGAGGCAGATGATCAGGACTCGCTTCACGTGCGCATCAAAGTCGCTGAGCGCAGACTGCTGGTGCAGACGCTGCGCAGCATCGCGGCCGGAGGCCTCAGCCTCGGCTAG
- a CDS encoding histidine phosphatase family protein, which yields MERRDTKDLRRSAQSVSTVHLVRHGEVHNPEKVLYGRLPGFGLSELGQQMATGIAEHFQERAAAGRPVHLLAASPLQRAQETVAPISERLGLPVTVEDRVLEAENAFEGLSEIKRQLRNPRRWPLLVNPLRPSWGEPYTSQVRRVLAAVKDLSDQAVAEHGEGAEVVIVSHQLPIWVTRLWAEGRPLWHDPRDRKCTLTSVTSLHLGHAGVESVSYAEPNHELLQHAANLPGA from the coding sequence ATGGAACGTCGCGACACGAAGGATCTGCGCCGCTCGGCGCAGTCGGTCTCCACGGTGCACCTGGTGCGCCACGGAGAGGTCCACAACCCGGAGAAGGTCCTCTATGGACGTCTTCCCGGGTTCGGGCTCTCCGAGCTCGGCCAGCAGATGGCCACGGGCATCGCAGAGCACTTCCAGGAGCGGGCGGCCGCCGGACGACCTGTGCACCTGCTGGCGGCCTCGCCGCTGCAGCGCGCCCAGGAGACCGTCGCGCCCATCTCGGAGCGGCTCGGTCTTCCGGTCACAGTGGAGGATCGGGTGCTGGAGGCGGAGAACGCCTTCGAGGGACTCTCCGAGATCAAGCGCCAGCTCAGGAACCCGCGGCGGTGGCCGCTGCTGGTCAACCCCCTGCGTCCCTCCTGGGGTGAGCCCTACACCTCGCAGGTGAGGCGTGTGCTCGCCGCGGTGAAGGACCTCTCGGATCAGGCGGTGGCAGAGCACGGTGAAGGAGCCGAGGTTGTCATCGTCTCGCACCAGCTGCCCATCTGGGTGACCCGGCTGTGGGCCGAGGGGCGCCCGCTGTGGCATGACCCGCGTGACCGCAAATGTACGCTGACCTCGGTGACCTCCCTGCACCTGGGCCATGCTGGAGTGGAGTCCGTGAGCTACGCCGAACCCAACCACGAGCTTCTCCAGCACGCGGCCAACCTCCCCGGAGCCTGA
- a CDS encoding cytochrome c biogenesis CcdA family protein translates to MNTLAQAVPLLSAADNRFAEIVFDGSLLISAPVALLAGLVSFLSPCVLPLVPGYLGYVTGLSGVELHDRRRSRMVLGASLFVLGFSVVFVLIGVVFSQAMVWLRVEGGWLTQVLGAVVVIMGLVFMGAFSFLQRERKLERRPPDGLLGAPLLGATFGIGWAPCIGPTLAAVLALATPMGGDPARGVFLMFIYCLGLGIPFILISLGLKRGMTALRFFTRHKVAVMRFGGAVLIVVGLLMLSGIWNTWVYALQDWFANDVRLPI, encoded by the coding sequence ATGAACACTCTCGCCCAGGCGGTGCCGCTGCTGAGCGCCGCCGACAACCGCTTCGCAGAGATCGTCTTCGACGGGTCTCTGCTGATCTCCGCTCCGGTGGCGCTGCTCGCCGGACTCGTGTCCTTCCTCTCCCCCTGCGTGCTGCCTCTGGTTCCGGGGTACCTCGGCTATGTGACCGGACTCTCAGGTGTGGAGCTGCATGATCGTCGCAGGTCGCGGATGGTGCTGGGCGCCTCGCTCTTCGTGCTCGGCTTCTCGGTGGTGTTCGTTCTCATCGGCGTGGTGTTCTCCCAGGCCATGGTCTGGCTCCGGGTCGAGGGGGGCTGGCTGACTCAGGTGTTGGGCGCCGTCGTCGTCATCATGGGGCTGGTCTTCATGGGGGCCTTCAGCTTCCTCCAGCGCGAGCGCAAGCTCGAGCGGCGCCCCCCGGACGGACTGCTGGGCGCGCCGCTGCTGGGGGCCACCTTCGGCATCGGCTGGGCACCGTGCATCGGTCCCACGCTCGCGGCGGTGCTCGCCCTGGCCACTCCGATGGGCGGGGACCCGGCCCGCGGAGTGTTCCTCATGTTCATCTACTGCCTGGGCCTCGGGATCCCGTTCATCCTGATCAGCCTGGGCCTCAAGCGCGGGATGACGGCCCTTCGCTTCTTCACCCGACACAAGGTCGCAGTGATGCGCTTCGGCGGCGCCGTCCTGATCGTGGTCGGACTGCTGATGCTCTCGGGCATCTGGAACACCTGGGTCTATGCTCTGCAGGACTGGTTCGCCAATGACGTGAGGCTGCCCATCTGA
- the resB gene encoding cytochrome c biogenesis protein ResB, which produces MPAGHRDGPETETPAGAGESRTEVTPPVLGVRGMLRWAWTQLTSMRTALMLLLMLAVAAVPGSIFPQRVQDSFAVETWIEDNPGVGEVLDFLQFFDVYSSVWFSAIYLLLFISLIGCILPRAKKHWQQITSAPPRTPRRLERLPEFGALELQSAAAGDPQDGPQEQQALQEAAEILKSRRYRVQIRETSVGAEKGYLKETGNLIFHVALVGVLICVALGSMFSYRGQKILMEDEGFVNALVAYDNFYPGAYFSEDDMQPFSVQLDDFERVFDRESTTHFGQPLDFTADVTTRLGADGEPQSEELKVNQPLTLDGARVFLVGNGYAPEVTVRDGQGDVAFSGPVVTRPDDDVYTSMAVIKAPDAQPQQLGFVGLLLPTAQDAGDGLAVSVDPELGNPELQLNSYYGDLGLDDGDPQNVYVLDTEGLEVLNSREEEAGGIVLSPGETYELPEGMGSISFDGVQDYVAIDIHYNPAQQGVLIFALTALSGLVLSLFLRRRRAWVTVETTPAGRTLVRYGLLSRGEDFRLRDENIALRGQFEKKWPVRAPEEES; this is translated from the coding sequence ATGCCCGCCGGGCACCGTGACGGACCCGAGACTGAGACCCCGGCCGGTGCAGGCGAATCCCGAACAGAGGTGACCCCGCCGGTGCTGGGCGTCCGAGGGATGCTGCGCTGGGCCTGGACCCAGCTGACCTCCATGCGCACGGCGCTGATGCTGCTGCTGATGCTCGCCGTGGCCGCTGTGCCCGGATCGATCTTCCCGCAGCGGGTCCAGGACTCCTTCGCGGTCGAGACCTGGATCGAAGACAACCCCGGCGTAGGCGAGGTCCTGGACTTTCTCCAGTTCTTCGACGTCTATTCCTCGGTCTGGTTCTCCGCGATCTACCTGCTGCTGTTCATCTCTCTGATCGGCTGCATCCTGCCCCGGGCGAAGAAGCACTGGCAGCAGATCACCTCCGCGCCTCCGCGCACGCCGCGTCGACTCGAGCGGCTGCCGGAGTTCGGGGCACTCGAGCTGCAGTCCGCCGCCGCCGGGGATCCGCAGGACGGACCCCAGGAGCAGCAGGCGCTCCAGGAGGCGGCAGAAATCCTCAAGTCGCGCCGCTACCGGGTGCAGATCCGCGAGACCTCGGTGGGTGCCGAGAAGGGCTACCTCAAGGAGACCGGCAACCTGATCTTCCACGTGGCGCTGGTCGGCGTGCTGATCTGCGTCGCGCTGGGTTCGATGTTCAGCTATCGCGGACAGAAGATCCTGATGGAGGACGAAGGGTTCGTCAACGCGCTGGTGGCCTATGACAACTTCTATCCGGGCGCGTACTTCAGCGAAGATGACATGCAGCCGTTCTCGGTCCAGCTCGATGACTTCGAGCGCGTCTTCGACCGGGAGTCGACCACCCACTTCGGTCAGCCGCTGGACTTCACCGCAGACGTCACCACGCGGCTCGGCGCCGACGGCGAGCCGCAGTCGGAGGAGCTCAAGGTCAACCAGCCGCTGACCCTCGACGGCGCCCGGGTCTTCCTGGTGGGCAACGGCTATGCCCCGGAGGTCACTGTGCGTGACGGTCAGGGCGACGTCGCCTTCTCCGGCCCGGTGGTCACCCGCCCGGATGACGATGTCTACACCTCCATGGCAGTCATCAAGGCCCCGGATGCGCAGCCCCAACAGCTCGGCTTCGTCGGCCTCCTGCTGCCCACCGCCCAGGACGCCGGCGACGGGCTGGCAGTCTCCGTGGATCCCGAACTGGGCAACCCCGAGCTGCAGCTGAACTCCTACTACGGCGACCTGGGCCTGGACGACGGCGATCCGCAGAACGTCTACGTCCTGGACACCGAGGGGCTGGAGGTGCTGAACTCCCGCGAGGAGGAGGCCGGCGGCATCGTGCTCTCCCCGGGGGAGACCTACGAGCTTCCCGAGGGAATGGGGTCGATCAGCTTCGACGGCGTCCAGGACTACGTCGCCATCGACATCCACTACAACCCGGCGCAGCAGGGAGTGCTGATCTTCGCCCTGACAGCGCTGAGCGGTCTGGTGCTCTCGCTGTTCCTGCGTCGTCGGCGCGCGTGGGTCACTGTGGAGACGACCCCGGCAGGTCGCACGCTGGTGCGCTATGGCCTGCTCTCCCGTGGTGAGGACTTCAGGCTGCGGGATGAGAACATTGCTCTGCGTGGCCAGTTCGAGAAGAAGTGGCCCGTGCGGGCCCCAGAGGAGGAATCCTGA
- the ccsB gene encoding c-type cytochrome biogenesis protein CcsB, producing MQSINMELAQYSELFMLIAGFVYTGAFMLFAVDMIRSSATIRRVEAELAAESAAERRLVSSGAPAADAAPAGPGPDSPETMDAPADELVDEEMAYLGTRRPFANVAVALTVLAVAAHAFAVAARGIATNRVPWANMFEFLTTGALVVAAVYLLVLTRKDIRFLGTFALGLVVTMMMGATVGFPTPVAHVQPALQSPWIAIHVSLAVLAMSLFTLTFAMNVLQLIQHRRELAQASGDTTRSGGWQFLRLVPSATSLENWAYRMNAVGFVFWTLGPLITGSIWAEEAWGRYWGWDVKEVWTFVIWVVYAGYLHARATRGWTGNRAAWLSIIGFACIMFNYGVVNVYFPGLHSYAGLPE from the coding sequence ATGCAGTCCATCAATATGGAACTGGCGCAGTACAGCGAGCTGTTCATGCTGATCGCCGGCTTCGTCTACACCGGTGCGTTCATGCTCTTCGCCGTGGACATGATCCGCAGCTCGGCGACCATCCGCCGGGTGGAGGCCGAGCTGGCCGCCGAGAGCGCCGCGGAACGCCGACTCGTGAGCTCCGGCGCCCCTGCGGCAGACGCCGCGCCCGCAGGCCCGGGGCCGGATAGCCCCGAGACCATGGACGCGCCCGCCGATGAGCTGGTGGACGAGGAGATGGCCTACCTGGGCACTCGTCGCCCGTTTGCGAACGTGGCCGTGGCGCTGACCGTGCTGGCCGTCGCCGCACATGCCTTCGCGGTCGCAGCTCGCGGCATCGCCACGAACCGGGTGCCGTGGGCGAACATGTTCGAGTTCCTGACCACAGGCGCCCTGGTGGTCGCCGCGGTCTACCTGCTGGTGCTCACCCGCAAGGACATCCGATTCCTCGGGACCTTTGCCCTCGGACTGGTGGTCACCATGATGATGGGCGCCACCGTCGGGTTCCCCACCCCGGTGGCCCACGTCCAGCCCGCCCTGCAGAGCCCCTGGATCGCGATCCACGTCTCGCTGGCGGTGCTGGCGATGTCATTGTTCACGCTGACCTTCGCGATGAACGTGCTGCAGCTCATCCAGCACCGGCGCGAGCTGGCGCAGGCCTCCGGTGACACGACGAGGAGCGGGGGATGGCAGTTCCTGCGACTGGTGCCCTCGGCGACCTCGCTGGAGAACTGGGCCTACCGGATGAACGCCGTGGGCTTCGTCTTCTGGACCCTCGGCCCGCTGATCACCGGCTCGATCTGGGCCGAAGAGGCCTGGGGTCGGTATTGGGGCTGGGATGTGAAAGAGGTCTGGACCTTCGTGATCTGGGTCGTCTACGCGGGATACCTCCATGCCCGCGCCACCCGCGGCTGGACCGGCAACCGGGCGGCCTGGCTCTCGATCATCGGCTTCGCCTGCATCATGTTCAACTATGGCGTGGTCAACGTCTACTTCCCGGGCCTGCACTCCTACGCAGGACTGCCCGAGTAG
- a CDS encoding DUF4229 domain-containing protein, with product MSVLKYSLLRLGAFFIVFAACLLLDLGTYTVLFALIVGLIVSWALGYLFFNRLRLAAGEQLARRFGGERRLGGAEQDDNAAEDALAEDFNQTQEQLRRESGDSRPGSGEHRDDAGR from the coding sequence ATGTCCGTGCTGAAATATTCCTTGCTGCGCCTGGGCGCCTTCTTCATCGTCTTCGCCGCCTGCCTGCTGCTGGACCTGGGCACCTACACGGTGCTCTTCGCCCTGATCGTGGGGCTGATCGTGTCCTGGGCACTGGGTTATCTGTTCTTCAACCGGCTCCGTCTCGCCGCCGGAGAGCAGCTCGCGCGGCGCTTCGGCGGTGAACGCAGGCTCGGCGGCGCAGAGCAGGATGACAATGCGGCAGAGGATGCCCTGGCCGAGGACTTCAACCAGACCCAGGAGCAGCTGCGCCGGGAGTCGGGGGACTCCCGGCCTGGATCAGGTGAGCACCGGGACGACGCCGGCCGCTGA